The Macaca nemestrina isolate mMacNem1 chromosome 12, mMacNem.hap1, whole genome shotgun sequence genome contains a region encoding:
- the LOC105484355 gene encoding LOW QUALITY PROTEIN: ATP synthase subunit ATP5MJ, mitochondrial (The sequence of the model RefSeq protein was modified relative to this genomic sequence to represent the inferred CDS: inserted 1 base in 1 codon): MLQSIIKNVWIPMKLYYTKXYQDIWVGMGLMNLTVHKIQTANKRSKALKALAPAHGHH; the protein is encoded by the exons ATGCTTCaaagtattattaaaaatgtGTGGATCCCCATGAAGCTCTACTATACCA TTTACCAGGATATTTGGGTCGGAATGGGGCTGATGAACCTCACCGTTCATAAAATCCAGACTGCTAATAAAAGAAGTAAAGCTTTGAAAGCTCTGGCGCCTGCTCATGGTCATCACTAA